A portion of the Clostridium gelidum genome contains these proteins:
- a CDS encoding TetR/AcrR family transcriptional regulator, with amino-acid sequence MIQKRNLTKKKIIEAAVLLADEIGINQITFQKVAEKLGIKYPSLYNHFANIDDLKIKMTVYLLKNLNLELMQRLIGKSGETAIREFAYAYRDFAFENKTAYRVYMNVPSTQDDDVKRLADGTSVIIRKILNYYIEDESIAIHKSRALRSLLHGFVSLSAHGYFQNPVNLEESFEMMIDDFIASVLKG; translated from the coding sequence ATGATTCAAAAACGAAACTTAACCAAGAAAAAAATTATTGAAGCAGCTGTTTTATTGGCTGATGAAATTGGAATTAATCAGATTACTTTCCAAAAGGTTGCAGAAAAATTGGGTATAAAATATCCATCTTTATATAATCATTTTGCTAATATAGATGATCTTAAAATAAAAATGACAGTATATCTTTTAAAAAATTTGAATTTGGAGCTAATGCAAAGGTTAATTGGTAAAAGTGGTGAAACTGCTATCAGAGAGTTTGCATATGCTTATAGGGATTTTGCTTTTGAAAATAAGACTGCTTATAGAGTTTATATGAATGTTCCAAGTACACAAGATGATGATGTAAAACGTTTAGCCGATGGAACTAGCGTTATTATACGTAAGATTTTAAATTATTATATAGAGGATGAAAGTATTGCAATTCATAAAAGTAGAGCATTAAGGAGCCTTTTGCATGGTTTTGTATCCTTAAGTGCACATGGATATTTTCAAAATCCAGTAAATTTAGAGGAGAGTTTTGAAATGATGATAGATGATTTTATTGCGTCTGTTTTGAAGGGATAG